From the Maioricimonas rarisocia genome, one window contains:
- a CDS encoding MBL fold metallo-hydrolase yields the protein MRLQLLGSGGFHPNERRHTACWMIPECRVVFDAGTSAFRIAERLESTELQIFLTHAHLDHIAGLTYLLVPMLDGRLERVQVIANESTLAAVQEHLFSDPVFPVEPGFEFVRLESRKSYPLCDGGVVTWCPLPSHPGGSTGFRIDWPASGEIPAKSVAYITDTFVDGTYDSFVTGVDLLIHECYFDDELGAKWAERTGHSFSTQVADLASRVGAGQLVLVHVNPGRSEADPIGLEAMKARFRATEIGEDLMVLQV from the coding sequence ATGCGTCTGCAGTTGCTGGGAAGCGGCGGATTCCACCCGAACGAGCGTCGTCACACGGCGTGCTGGATGATCCCCGAGTGCCGCGTCGTGTTCGATGCCGGGACATCTGCCTTTCGCATTGCCGAGCGGCTCGAGAGCACCGAGCTGCAGATCTTTCTGACGCACGCTCATCTCGATCACATTGCGGGACTGACGTATCTGCTGGTGCCGATGCTGGACGGGCGGCTCGAGCGGGTGCAGGTGATTGCCAACGAATCGACTCTGGCGGCGGTGCAGGAGCACCTGTTTTCGGACCCGGTCTTCCCCGTCGAGCCGGGATTCGAGTTCGTGCGTCTGGAAAGTCGGAAGTCGTACCCGTTGTGTGACGGGGGAGTCGTGACGTGGTGCCCGCTGCCGAGTCACCCCGGCGGATCGACCGGGTTCCGGATCGACTGGCCGGCGAGCGGGGAGATTCCGGCGAAATCGGTTGCGTACATTACGGACACGTTCGTCGATGGTACCTACGATTCCTTTGTAACGGGCGTGGATCTGTTGATTCACGAGTGCTATTTCGACGATGAGCTGGGGGCGAAGTGGGCCGAACGGACCGGGCACAGTTTCTCTACTCAGGTGGCCGACCTGGCCAGTCGTGTGGGCGCCGGGCAGCTTGTCCTGGTGCACGTCAATCCGGGCCGGAGCGAGGCCGATCCCATCGGTCTGGAAGCGATGAAGGCGCGATTCCGCGCCACTGAGATTGGCGAAGATCTGATGGTTCTGCAGGTCTGA
- a CDS encoding peptidylprolyl isomerase: protein MRICPRFGCSILAASLALAILPAPAAADDEPQVLATIDGEAITSADLELLCTSRGLAYPVEQPLRAQLLNQLIDRRLIRAFLDRRKVVADPDQVTARLDLIRKVISASGEDFAKVLERLGYTEDSFRREIALPLAWQAHINATVTDSQIREYFSAHRAELDGTRVSARQIVLLVKDDAPSREEAETRLQQIRADLLAGNVSFADAAREHSDSPSGRDGGELGTFPRHGAVAEPIARIAFSLKPGEISEPFQSSRGVHLLEVTDRTAGNLSLEDVRPQVLRRLSQQTWQQQVAAERERTDIRILD from the coding sequence ATGCGGATCTGCCCGCGATTCGGCTGTTCGATCCTTGCCGCTTCTCTGGCACTCGCCATCCTGCCGGCACCCGCTGCCGCTGACGACGAGCCTCAGGTTCTCGCCACCATCGATGGCGAGGCAATCACGTCGGCCGACCTCGAACTTCTCTGCACCTCCCGGGGACTGGCGTATCCCGTTGAGCAACCGCTTCGCGCGCAGCTCCTCAATCAGCTGATCGACCGTCGGCTGATCCGTGCGTTTCTAGACAGACGCAAGGTCGTCGCCGATCCGGATCAGGTTACTGCCCGACTCGACCTGATCCGCAAAGTCATCTCCGCTTCAGGAGAGGACTTCGCCAAGGTCCTCGAGCGCCTCGGATACACCGAAGATTCGTTCCGTCGCGAAATCGCCCTTCCCCTCGCCTGGCAGGCACACATCAACGCCACGGTGACCGATTCGCAGATCCGGGAGTACTTCAGCGCACACCGGGCCGAACTGGATGGCACCCGTGTCTCGGCCCGGCAGATCGTCCTGCTCGTCAAGGACGACGCTCCCTCCAGAGAAGAGGCCGAGACGAGACTGCAGCAGATTCGCGCAGACCTTCTCGCCGGCAACGTCAGTTTCGCCGACGCAGCACGTGAGCACTCCGACAGTCCGAGCGGACGCGACGGAGGTGAACTCGGCACGTTTCCACGGCACGGTGCGGTTGCCGAACCGATCGCCCGGATTGCCTTCTCCCTCAAACCGGGAGAGATCAGCGAGCCGTTCCAGTCATCCCGAGGCGTTCACCTGCTGGAAGTGACCGACCGCACCGCGGGAAATCTCAGCCTGGAAGACGTCCGCCCGCAGGTCCTGCGCCGTCTTTCGCAGCAGACCTGGCAGCAGCAGGTCGCCGCCGAGCGCGAACGGACCGACATCCGGATCCTCGACTGA
- a CDS encoding tetratricopeptide repeat protein has product MALILTGCAHTAQIQCLQPADVDISAIRRVAVLDLSGAGGETVATVVAGRLWSSEIYDLVEPSDVWPVAQTAATSELTDAELESLLKSARATAVDAVITGSVLRYECREESGPAEGRTGRRWWAWGGSDEESQGVRLAANVEIEFRLIGVEDGETLASRRCRRDVIETCAESPSAADREQLLDDLTQSCVDEFLAVVTPHEIPVEMRLAHCPWYQRGGRQVQRGIKLARQGRWDDAEEQWRKAVERNPGSDAALFNLALAAAHRHDFDAAEDYAMQALRLRHTECYTLGLEEIRRQCTAYQVAQQQRWATGVVPAAAGTW; this is encoded by the coding sequence TTGGCGCTGATACTGACCGGTTGTGCGCACACGGCGCAGATCCAGTGTCTGCAACCGGCGGACGTCGACATTTCGGCCATCCGGCGGGTGGCGGTTCTCGATCTGTCCGGCGCCGGGGGGGAGACTGTGGCCACGGTCGTCGCGGGACGGTTGTGGAGCAGTGAGATCTACGACCTCGTCGAACCCTCAGACGTCTGGCCTGTGGCCCAGACGGCGGCGACCAGCGAACTGACCGACGCTGAACTCGAGAGTCTGCTGAAGTCAGCCCGCGCCACGGCCGTCGACGCGGTGATTACCGGGAGTGTCCTCCGCTACGAGTGCCGCGAGGAATCCGGGCCCGCCGAAGGCAGAACCGGGCGTCGCTGGTGGGCATGGGGCGGAAGCGACGAAGAGTCGCAGGGCGTCCGGCTTGCCGCCAATGTCGAAATCGAGTTCCGGCTGATCGGCGTCGAAGACGGCGAAACGCTGGCTTCACGCCGCTGCAGACGGGACGTCATCGAAACGTGTGCGGAGTCACCGTCGGCGGCAGATCGTGAGCAACTGCTCGATGATCTGACGCAATCATGCGTCGACGAGTTTCTGGCCGTCGTCACGCCGCACGAAATTCCGGTCGAGATGCGGCTGGCGCATTGCCCGTGGTATCAGCGGGGCGGTCGACAGGTGCAGCGGGGCATCAAGCTGGCGCGGCAGGGGCGCTGGGATGATGCCGAGGAGCAATGGCGCAAGGCGGTCGAGCGGAATCCGGGAAGTGATGCTGCACTGTTCAATTTGGCGCTGGCCGCGGCACACCGTCACGACTTCGACGCTGCCGAAGATTATGCGATGCAGGCATTGCGCCTGAGGCACACGGAGTGCTATACATTGGGGCTGGAAGAGATCCGGCGGCAATGTACGGCCTACCAGGTGGCACAGCAGCAGCGGTGGGCGACGGGGGTGGTTCCGGCCGCTGCGGGAACCTGGTAA
- a CDS encoding NAD+ synthase, giving the protein MRIALAQLNPTVGDLSGNCELIREAVSQAVAAGADLVVTPELAVSGYPPKDLLLRRGFVAACDAAVQQLAGDVSPEIGLIVGHPTALSEEGVLAANAASLLHGGRIVQTVHKTLLPNYDVFDERRYFCPSATVQTVEFGGRRLGIHICEDAWYGQPDTFYHRDPCAQPDPVAALAEAGADLLINLSASPFEVSKPERRLGILKPHVDRHGLPLVFVNQVGGNDDLVFDGHSMVFAADGRLAAQLRGFETDFSIVDMDALAGPAERTPVVRQQLIFDALVLGLGDYMQKCGFTDCVLGLSGGIDSALACYIAARATEPSRVHAVLMPSRYSSDHSVSDAVQLAEALGIDYETIPINAVHQAYEQLPVLNDDLSGQPAGLADQNLQARIRGATVMTRSNRYGWLALATGNKSELAVGYCTLYGDMCGGFAVLSDVLKRDVYAVSRYINEVIEGREVIPQSIIDKAPSAELAPNQVDQDSLPPYPLLDEILEGLIEREESVATLSKCFPEDVVLWVARALDRNEFKRRQMAPGIKLSQRAFGSGRRMPMAARIQYER; this is encoded by the coding sequence ATGAGAATCGCCCTGGCGCAATTGAATCCGACGGTTGGCGATCTGTCGGGGAACTGCGAACTGATTCGAGAGGCGGTCTCTCAGGCCGTGGCGGCAGGAGCCGACCTGGTTGTCACTCCCGAGCTGGCGGTCAGTGGCTATCCCCCCAAGGACCTGCTGCTGCGACGAGGGTTCGTCGCCGCCTGCGATGCGGCCGTCCAGCAACTGGCAGGGGATGTCAGCCCCGAGATTGGACTGATCGTCGGTCACCCGACGGCGCTCAGCGAAGAGGGAGTGCTGGCAGCGAACGCGGCGAGTCTGCTGCACGGCGGCAGAATCGTGCAGACGGTTCACAAGACGTTGCTGCCCAATTACGACGTCTTCGACGAGCGACGGTACTTCTGTCCGTCGGCGACGGTGCAGACGGTCGAGTTCGGTGGCCGTCGTCTGGGGATTCACATCTGCGAGGACGCCTGGTACGGCCAGCCGGATACGTTCTATCACCGCGACCCCTGCGCGCAGCCGGATCCGGTCGCGGCACTGGCGGAGGCGGGGGCAGATCTGCTGATCAATCTGTCGGCCAGCCCGTTCGAGGTGAGCAAGCCGGAACGGCGACTGGGGATTCTCAAGCCGCACGTGGATCGACACGGTCTGCCGCTCGTATTCGTGAACCAGGTCGGGGGCAACGACGATCTCGTCTTCGATGGTCACAGTATGGTGTTCGCCGCCGACGGTCGGCTGGCGGCACAACTGCGCGGGTTCGAGACCGATTTTTCGATCGTCGACATGGATGCACTTGCCGGGCCAGCCGAGCGCACGCCCGTCGTCCGCCAGCAGTTGATCTTCGATGCGCTCGTGCTGGGGCTGGGGGACTACATGCAGAAGTGCGGATTCACCGACTGCGTGCTGGGGCTCTCGGGCGGGATCGACAGTGCGCTGGCCTGCTACATCGCGGCACGGGCGACGGAGCCGTCGCGAGTGCATGCGGTCCTGATGCCCAGCCGGTACAGCAGTGACCACAGTGTTTCGGATGCCGTGCAGCTCGCCGAAGCGCTTGGCATCGATTACGAGACGATCCCGATCAATGCCGTGCACCAGGCGTACGAACAGTTGCCCGTGCTGAATGACGATCTTTCCGGACAGCCTGCGGGGCTGGCCGATCAGAATCTGCAGGCGCGGATTCGGGGCGCGACGGTGATGACTCGGAGCAACCGGTACGGCTGGCTGGCGCTGGCGACCGGCAACAAGAGCGAGCTGGCAGTGGGGTACTGCACGCTGTACGGCGACATGTGCGGCGGCTTCGCGGTATTGAGCGATGTCCTGAAGCGGGACGTCTATGCCGTATCACGCTATATCAACGAAGTGATCGAAGGCCGGGAGGTGATTCCGCAGTCGATCATCGACAAGGCGCCGAGTGCCGAGCTGGCTCCGAATCAGGTCGATCAGGATTCGCTGCCGCCGTATCCGCTTCTGGATGAGATTCTGGAGGGGCTGATCGAACGGGAAGAGTCGGTGGCGACGCTCTCGAAGTGTTTTCCGGAAGATGTCGTGCTGTGGGTGGCCCGGGCGCTGGATCGGAACGAGTTCAAGCGTCGGCAGATGGCGCCGGGGATCAAGCTGTCGCAGCGCGCGTTCGGGAGCGGTCGGCGAATGCCGATGGCGGCCCGCATTCAGTACGAGCGGTGA
- a CDS encoding succinate dehydrogenase cytochrome b subunit, producing the protein MNWLTKALSSSVGKKFVMGGTGLFLCLFLVIHLAGNLLLYAGADAYNEYAHKLHSSPAFLVTAEIILYLAFAAHIYLAIVTTKDNRAARQKRYADKQTKVESRTLNVMGLTPDSTMFITGSIVLLFMIVHVSDFKFEWFWGTTLEGLEPFQKAAVIMRDNSRKLIYGIGCLFLGVHLVHGFASAFQSLGLNHPKYNPMIKRAAVVFAVVITVGFLMFTVTLDGVPLEGPITEGEITEGEITE; encoded by the coding sequence TTGAACTGGCTGACCAAGGCCCTGTCATCTTCCGTCGGAAAGAAGTTCGTGATGGGAGGCACAGGGTTGTTCCTGTGTCTGTTCCTCGTGATCCATCTGGCCGGCAATCTTCTGTTGTACGCGGGGGCCGATGCGTACAACGAGTATGCTCACAAGCTGCACAGCTCCCCGGCGTTTCTGGTGACGGCCGAGATCATCCTCTACCTCGCGTTTGCCGCCCACATCTATCTGGCGATCGTGACGACGAAGGACAATCGTGCGGCCCGTCAGAAGAGGTATGCAGACAAGCAGACCAAAGTCGAGTCGCGCACACTGAACGTGATGGGGCTGACGCCGGACTCGACGATGTTCATCACCGGCTCGATTGTGCTGCTGTTCATGATCGTGCATGTGAGCGACTTCAAGTTCGAGTGGTTCTGGGGCACGACGCTGGAGGGGCTCGAGCCGTTCCAGAAAGCGGCCGTGATCATGCGTGACAACAGTCGCAAGCTGATCTACGGGATCGGGTGCCTGTTTCTGGGTGTCCACCTGGTGCACGGGTTTGCCAGTGCGTTCCAGTCGCTGGGGCTGAATCACCCGAAGTACAATCCGATGATCAAACGTGCCGCGGTCGTGTTCGCCGTCGTGATTACCGTGGGCTTCCTGATGTTCACCGTCACCCTCGATGGTGTGCCGCTGGAGGGGCCGATCACGGAGGGTGAGATCACTGAAGGTGAGATCACGGAGTAG